From one Lycium ferocissimum isolate CSIRO_LF1 chromosome 5, AGI_CSIRO_Lferr_CH_V1, whole genome shotgun sequence genomic stretch:
- the LOC132057862 gene encoding uncharacterized protein LOC132057862 translates to MPQEKLNRLAILSIETELLEDIDNKKIITAPVYGTNKPQVGFIYDTLDQAKETIKKELKHKKSRYAIFWEAIDDIWDEYLYSHLHAAGCYLNPTLFYSSDFRTDEEVSCGLCFCVARMAEDRHIQDSITLQIDKYRMEEGTFHDGSFKDKLSNISPALWWSQ, encoded by the exons ATgcctcaagaaaaattgaatagATTAGCTATATTGTCAATTGAAACAGAATTATTAGAAGatattgataataaaaaaattatta CCGCCCCTGTATATGGTACTAATAAGCCACAAGTTGGTTTTATATATGATACACTAGATCAAGCTAAAGAGACCATCAAAAAGGaattaaaacacaaaaaatcCCGTTACGCAATATTCTGGGAAGCCATAGATGACATATGGGACGAATACCTTTACTCTCATCTCCATGCTGCGGGTTGCTATTTGAATCCAACCCTTTTCTATTCAAGTGATTTCCGCACTGATGAGGAAGTTTCGTGTGGTCTTTGTTTTTGTGTTGCTCGCATGGCAGAAGATCGGCATATACAGGATTCTATCACACTGCAAATTGATAAGTATCGCATGGAGGAGGGGACGTTTCATGATGGAAGTTTCAAAGATAAACTATCAAATATTTCCCCAG CACTTTGGTGGTCACAATAA